The DNA segment GACCTGAAAGAGAAAAATCAATTATTGATAGATTAGAAAAAATAAATAATGAAAAAAATGGTCTATTAAATAGAAATGCTATTGAAGCATTATTTTTAGAGATTTTTGCAATATCAAGAAATATAGAGTTACCAGAAAATATTGGATATCTTGGTCCTCAAGGAAGTTTTACACATCAAGCAGCAGAAGCTAGATTTGGCGCTATGAGTTCTTATGTTTCAATTAGTTCTATTAAAGGAATCTTCAAAGAATTAGAATTAAAAAAGATAAAATACGGTGTTGTTCCTATAGAAAATTCGTCTAATGGAATAGTAAACGATACTATAAATGGGTTTTCAAATTTTAATTCAAAAATTATTGCTGAAGTTGTTTTAAATATTCATCATACATTAGCAACAACTTGTGATAAAATTTCTGATATAAAGAAAATATATTCAAAAGATATAGCTTTTGATCAATGTAGAAAGTTTTTAACGAATTTTGGATTAGATGAAGTAGAATTAATTCCTGTTGAATCTACTACCAAAGCTGCAAAATTATCAGCAATTGAACCAAATAGTGCAGCAATTTGTCCTCATGTTGCTGCAAAATTGTATAATCTTCCAATATTATTTGAAAATATTGAAGATAAAGACAATAATAAAACTAGATTTTTTATATTAAGTGATTTTGAAAACACTCCAAGTGGAAATGATAAGACTTCAATTTTAGTAAATCTTCCAGATGAACAAGGATCTCTAGTGAAGTTTTTAAATGATTTTAATGATGCAGGAATAAATTTAACAAAAATAAAATCTCATATAGTAGAAGGAAATTCTATATTTTTTATAGATTTTGATGGACACAAAGATGATGAAAATGTTAAAAAAGTTTTAGAAAAACATAAATCAAGTATTAAGATTTTAGGATCTTACGTTAAAGAGATAAAAGATATTTAAAGGAAAAATTATGAAATTTAATAAAGTATTGAAAAATTTATCAACTTATGAAGCTGGAAAACCAATTGAATTAGTTGTAAGAGAATATGGTATAGATCCAAAAGAGGTTGTAAAATTAGCTTCTAATGAAAATCCATATGGAACAAGTCCTAAAGTTGTTGCAAAAATAGAGAGTTTGGCAAAAAATATGTATTTATATCCAGATGATTCTATGTTTGAATTAAAAGAAGCATTAGCAAATAAATTTGATTTAGAAAGTAAAAATGTAATTATTGGTTCAGGAAGTGATCAAATTTTAGAGTTTTGCATCCATGCAAAATGTAAAAAGAAATCAAATGTTTTAATGGCAAAAACTACATTTGCAATGTATGAAATTTATTCAAAACAAGTTGGAGCAAATGTTATAAAAACAGAAAGTAGCCAACATAATTTAAAAGAGCTTTCAAAATTATATAAAAAACATGGGGCAGATGTAATTTTTCTTTGTATTCCTAATAATCCATTAGGTGAATGTTTAGACAAAGATGAAGTTTATGAATTTTTAAAAACTATTGATAAAAATACATTAGTTGTAGTTGATGGTGCTTATCAAGAATATGCAAGTTTTAAAGATGAGAAAAAAAGAATTTGTCCAAAAGATTTAATCTCTAAATTTCCAAATGCAATTTATTTAGGAACTTTTTCAAAAGCTTATGCTCTTGGAGGAATGAGAGTTGGTTATGGTTTAGCTCAACCTGAAATTATTTCAACTTTCTATAAAATTAGAGCACCTTTTAATATTACAACTTTAAGTTTAGCAGCTGCAATTGAAGCTTTAAAAGATGAAGATTTTGTAAAAGAGTGTATTGCAAAAAACTTTATTGAAATGAAAAGATACGAAGAGTATGCATCTAAAAAAGGATTTGAATATATACCTTCATATACAAATTTTATTACAATATTATTCAAAGATTTTGTTTCAAAAACAGTTGCTCAAAAACTTCTTGAAAGAGGAATGATTGTAAGAGATTTAACAGGGTATGGTTTAAATGCAATAAGAGTTACTATTGGAACAAATGATCAAAATACAAAGTTGTTTAAATTATTAGATGAAGTTTTAGAAGGGTTAAAATAGTAGATATTATGGAAATAAAAGGAAAATCAGTAGAAGAATTAGAAGAGGTAGCTTCTAAAATTAGGGAGAGAATTATTGATGTGGTATCAAGAAAAGGTGGTCACTTCTCTTCAACTTTAGGAGCTGTTGAACTAACTCTTGGAATGCATTATGTATTTGATGTAAATAGTGATCCTTTTATTTTTGATGTTTCTCATCAATGTTATGCTCATAAACTTTTGACAAATAGATGGGAAGAATTTGAAACTATAAGACAGTTTGGTGGATTATGTGGATTTACTAAACCAAATGAAAGCAATGCAGATTATTTTGTTGCAGGTCATAGTTCTACTTCAATTTCTCTTGCTGTTGGTGCTGCAAAATCAATAAAACTAAAAAATCAAGATAGAGTACCTGTTGTTATGATAGGTGATGGTTCTATGAGTGCTGGTATGGTATATGAAGCCTTAAATGAACTAGGAGATTTAAAACTTCCTGTCGTGATAATTTTAAATGATAATGAAATGAGTATTGCAAAGCCAATAGGCGCAATATCAAAATATTTATCAAAAATTCTTGCAGGAAAATTTTATCAAAGTTTTAAAGCAAGAGTAGATAAATTTATTAGAAATAATATGCCTGAAGGTACAACATATTTAGCAAAAAGATTAGAAAGTTCAATTAAGTTAATAACTCCTGGAATATTGTTTGAAGAGATGGGAATAGATTATATTGGACCAATTGATGGTCATGATATTGAAGAGATAATTGATACTTTAAATATTGCAAAATCTATGCAAAAACCTGTTATTGTACACGCAAAAACAGTAAAAGGTAAAGGTTATAAAATAGCTGAAGGTCAACATGAACATTGGCATGGAGTAGGTCCTTTTAATGTAGAAGATGGTGAATTTATTAAAAAATCTACACAAAAAAGTGCAACATCAGTTTATTCGTATAGTCTTTTAAATCTTGCAAAAAAATATGAAAATGTAGTTGGTGTAACTGCTGCAATGCCAAGTGGTACAGGGGTAGATAAATTGATTGAAGCTTATCCTAATAGATTTTGGGATGTTGCAATTGCAGAGCAACATGCAGTTACTTCAATGGCTGCTATGGCAAAAGAAGGATTTAAACCTTTTATAACTATTTATTCTACTTTTTTACAAAGAGGATTTGATCAAATAATTCATGATGTATCTATTATGAATCTACCTGTTGTATTTGCTATGGATAGAGCAGGAATTGTAGGTAATGATGGTGAAACACATCAAGGGGCTTTTGATATAAATTTTCTAAGGTTTATCCCAAACATGATTTTATTTGCTCCTAGAGATAATGAAACATTAGAAAATTCATTGGAATTTGCTTATACTTTAAGTAGTCCTTGTGCTATTAGATATCCAAGAGGTTCTTTTAAAGAACTAGATTTTAAAGCTACTAATTTTGAATTAGGTAAAGCAGAATTATTAAAAGATGGTAACTCAAATAAACTTTTTATAGGATATGGAAATGGTGTATCAAAAGCAATAGATGTAGAGAAACTTCATGAAGAAGATATTGCTATTTTAGATTTAAGATTTATAAAACCAATTGATAAAAATATATTAAAAACTCTTAGTGATAAATATGATAGTTGGTATGTGTTTAGTGATTCTCAAAAACAAGGCGGTGTTGCAAGTGCAATAATGGAAGCTTTAAGTGAATTAGAAATTACAAATATAAATATAAAATCTTTTGAATATGAAGATAGTTTTATTGAGCATGGAGATACAACTAAAGTTGAAGAATCTTTAGGACTTTTAGCTAAACAATTAGTCTTATTAGTCGATAAATAGGACAAATAGTATCCTATTTTTATATGTTTTTTTATTATTTTATTCAAAAATAACTATTAATTTAACTTTCATTTAATAATTTTTATCCTAAGATTAATAAAATCAAATAGGAGGATTTTAATTATGAAACTAAAAATTTCTTTAGTAGTACTTTTAGGTGCAAGTAGTTTATTTGCTAGCAGTGAATTGGTTACGAAAGCGAAAAATGCTGGTTTAGAGCCAATACCAAGTTCAAAACCAGAGCTTATGAAATTAATTGATGATAAAAAAGACCCAATTACGGATGCAAAAGTAGAGTTAGGGAAAAAACTATATTTTGATCCAAGATTATCTAGAAGTAATTTAATCTCTTGTAATACATGTCATAACCTTGGACTTGGTGGAGCTGATGGAGTTCCAGCAGCAATTGGACATGGATGGACAGCAAATCCACATCATTTAAACTCACCAACAGTTTATAACTCAGTGTTCTTTAAAGCACAATTTTGGGATGGAAGAAGTCCACATTTAGCTGATCAAGCACAAGGTCCAGTTCAAGCAGGTCCAGAAATGGCAGCACCACCAGCATTAGTTGAGGAAAGAATTAATTCAATTCCAGCTTATGTTGATGAATTTAAAAATGCTTATGGAAAAGATGTAAAAGTTGATTTTGCAAAAATTACTGAAACTATTGCAACTTTTGAAAAAACTCTTGTTACTCCATCAAGATTTGATAAATTCTTAAGTGGTGATTCAAAAGCTTTAACTAAAGAAGAACAAGAAGGGCTAACTACATTTATAGATAAAGGTTGTACAGCTTGTCATACAGGAATTGCTCTTGGTGGAACAATGCAACCATTCCAAGTTGCTCAACAATATAAATTCACAAATGTAGGTGATTTTAAAGGTGATAAAAATGGAATGGTTAAAACTCCAACTCTAAGAAATATTACTGAAACAGCACCATACTTCCATAATGGACAAATTTGGTCATTAAATGATGCAGTAAAAGAGATGGGTTCTGTACAATTAGGAATAACTATTACAGATGCAGATGCAGCTAAAATAGTAACATTCTTAAAAGCATTAAAAGGTGATAAACCAGCTATAGTTTATCCACAACTACCAGAGTCTACTGATAAAACTCCAAAACCATCTTTTGATTAAAGGCTAGGGAAAATTCCCTAGTCTTTTAATATTAATAATAAATAATATTTAATCTTAGTAAAATCTATATTTTTAGAAAAGGAATTAATTTTTCAATACTAAGTCCCATAGCTGTACTTTCAAGTCCAGTAATACTTTTTATATAAGGTTTACAAAAGTCTTCAACCATAATAGCACCCGCTTTACCAAAACACTTTCCACTATCTAAATAATTTATCATATCTTTTTCATCAAATTTACTAAATTCATAAGCTGTAATTGAAATATCTATAAGTTCTATATTAAGGCTTTTATAAATCATACAAGTAATTACAGATGTTTTATTAGAACTTTGAAGTTCTAGCATATATTTTGCATCTTGGTAATCTTTTGCTTTTCTTAAAAGTCTTCCTTCACAAGTTACAACACTATCTGCAACTAATAAAGGTATTTCAATGCCGTAAGTGCTATATAATTCATTAAATTTACCTTTTGTTGCTAAGTAACAAAATTCTTTTGGATTTGTTGTTTTTATACTATCTTCATCGAAGCAACCACCACTTTGAATAAAATCTATTTTAAAATCTTTTAAGATTTTAGCTCTTGTCGGTGAATTTGAACCAAGTCTTATCACTAAGCATCCTTTTTTTCGTTGAATTATACTAAGTTTTTATATAATACGATTTTAATAAATTAGGATTATCATGATACTTCTTTCCAGATTCTCAGGACTTTTGATATTTTTGAGTTTTATTTTTGCAATTTATTCATATTTTATTGATGATAGCTTTAAAATATATTCTGTAAGTACTATTTGGATTGCTTCAGCTATACTTTTTTTTACAATAAAATCAAAAAAACTAATTTTAATACTACTTTCTTTATCATTGCTATCTTTTTTATATAGTTATATAAAAGGATATAGTATAGATTTTATAAAAGCACTAAGTGTAAATTTATATCTACTTACACTTTTAATTTCTGTAGGTTTTTTAAAGCTTATAGCAACCCCTAGAAGAGATAAAGATGATTTACCAAATGGTAAGTCATCTTTTATAAAAACATATATAGGAATTCATTTATTTGGTTCTATTATAAATCTATCAGCATTGCTTTTAGTAGCAGATAAAATGTATAAAAAAGCTAAATTGACACCTTTACAAATTATTGTGTTGACACGTTCATTTGCAAGTGATGCTTATTGGTCACCATTTTTTGTTGCCTTTGCCGCAGCTTTAACATATGCACCAAATTTAAACACTTATTCAATAATTTCATTTGGAATAGTTTTAGCATTTTTAGCATTTTTAATAACATATTTCGATGCTAGCAGAAATTTTGATTTAGATAATTTTTATGGATATCCATTATCTTTACAAACTTTATATCTACCATTGATTTTATCTTTCTTTGTTTTAATAACACACAACTATTTTAAAGATTTAAAAATCATTTTACTTATATCACTTTTTGCTTTTTTATTAACGATTTTGATTTTACCAATTAAAAAAGGTATCAAAGAAAGTATCAACATTCTAAAATTTCATATAATAGATGAGTTACCAAAAATGAAAAGTGAAATTTCACTTTTCTTAGTAGCAGGACTATTTGGTATATTAGCTAGCAGTGTGTTAATAGGAATTAACTTTAAATTACCATTTCTTATTTTTGATTATAAAGTTGCATCTATTGTTTTATTTATTTTCATTCTTTTGGCATTTATAGGAATTCATCCAATTATATCAATATCTATTTTAGGTGATTTTTTTCAAAGTGCAAATCATACACTTCTGGCAATGACATTTTTAATGGCATGGGCAACAACAGTTTCGACATCACCAATTTCAGGTTTAAATCTTACAATGAGTGCTAGATATAATTGTGATCCAAAAGAAATATTTAAATTGAATATATTTTATGCAATAAAGATGTATTTAATATGCGTAATCTTGCTATTTTTTATGTCAAAATTTTTAGGTATTTAAAAAGTTATATCAGAAGAGTTTAGTTTATAACTCTTCTTGCAGTCCAGTAAGAATCTTTGTAAAATGGTTTATCAAGTTTTGTATATTGTATACCTTTAATTGAAGCATGTAAGAATTCACCATTTCCTGTATAAACACCAACATGTTTATCTACTTTACTTGTTTTAAAGAATACTAAATCACCTGGTTGAAGTTCAGATTTTTTAACTTCAATTCCTTCATTAACTTGAGTTATTGTTGATCTAGAAAGTGTGTAATCAAATTTTTCTTTAAACATTTTCTGAATGAATGCAGAACAATCTATCCCATTTTTACCTGTTCCACCCATTCTGTATTTAATATGTTTTGTTTCGTTGTAAAATTCATTAAATACTTTTACTTTCTCATTTTTATTTAAATATGCGTAGCTATTTGAATAATTGTTTTCACTTTTTTGATTTTTGTTTACTTTTGCAATTTTTTGCAATTTTGTATTTTTATTTTTAGCTACTTTATTGTTAGTTTTAACAATCTTTTTATTTTCTACTTTATTTTTTGTAATTTTATTTTGCTGAGTAGATTTTGATTTTTTATCTGTTTTAGTTTTTGTATTTTTACTTTGAATATTTTGTTTTTTTTGTTGAGGTTTTTGTTTTTCTATTTTAGATGAATTTTTACTACTTTGATTCGCATACAAGTTACCCTGTATAGAAAAAAATAATAAAAATAACGTGGTTATGATTGAAATTTTCTTTAACATTAATTTACCTTACTATTTGAATACTCTTTGAGCTTTCCAATAATTTTTTGCGAAGTAATCACTTTCTAATTCTGAAATTGTTACTCCAATTTTTGTTGAAGCATGCATAAATTTTCCATCTTCAATATATATACCAACATGATTTGTTCTACCCGTTTTGAAAAATACTAAATCACCCATTTGAAGCTCAGATTTTTTTATTGGTTTTCCAATTCTTGCTTGCTCTCCAGTACTTCTTGGAAGAGTCAAATTAAACTTTTCTTTTAAAGCTTTTTGTACAAAACCAGAACAATCAATTCCATTCTTTGATGTTCCTCCCATTTTGTATCTTACACCTTCCCAATTATTGTAAAAATCAAATAAATTGTTATTGATTTTTACTTGTTTTGAAGTATAGTCACTTTTTGTATTAAAAACATCAATATTTTTAGCTTTATTCACATTTAACTTATTGTTAGGAAATGTTGCCTTTTGATGTATAGAGACCTGTTTTTCAGTATTTTGATACTTCGAAATATCCACTTTCTCTTCAGTTGTTTTATAAGAACAACCTGTGAAAAACAGGGTACTAAGCAGTGTAATAACAAATATTTTACCGGCTTTCATATAGTTTAACTCCCCTTTTTTTAGTGAAAAAATTTCTTTATCTTAGTTAAAAATTGTAAATATGTCAAGTCTAAAAATTTAAATAGTATAATGAACTTTTATTTTATGGGGGCTAAAATGTTTAAAATTTTAAAAATCTTACCATTAATTTTTGTATTAAATTCTTGTATTTCTTCAAAAAATGTTTCATTTAATAATAATTTTAGTAATCTTAAAAAGCAAAATACATATGACTATTGTTCAAAATTTTCATATATTGCAAATGTTGAAGATATCAAATATAAAAAATTGTTTATTGAGTATATAAATCTTGATCAAAATTGTAAATGGAATGGACTAGCAAGTGGATTCTTTATATCATTATTTAAAGATAATTTAAAAGTTAAATCTTTTGAATATGTAGAGAAATATGATTTTAAAAATATTGAAATACTTACATATATAATAGATGATATATATTATGTAGATTTTATAAATGAATTTGGTGTTTTTGATGATAAATTAATTATTGATTATAGTGGTATATATACAGATGAAATTTTGAGAAAAAATGGTAAGATTAATAACTATAAAGATTATCCTAGGCTTGATTTTAATTATGATAAAAGCTTAGTTAGGTTTAACTTTATAAATAACTATTTTTCAAGAGATAGTGAAAATTTTAGAAATTAAAGGATATATATGGATAAAGTAAGAATTTTACCAACATTTATTTTAGGATTTTTTATTTTTATTGGTTTGCTAAGCTTAGGATATTTTATATCAGATGCTTTTTTAAAATCAAAAGATTTAGAAAGAACAGTTGTTGTAAAAGGTTTATCAGAGAAAGAAGTTTTGGCTGATGTAGTTATTATGCCTATAAAAATTACTCAGACAAGTAATGATTTAGAATCTTTAATTCAAAAAATTGATTTGGATACAAAAGAGATAATTAAATTTCTGAATGATAATGGTCTAAAAGATCAAGATATTACACTTGGTGCAGTATCAATAGTTGATAAAATGGCAAACGAATTTTCAAATCAAGAATTTTCTATGAGATATTTAGCTTCAAAAGTTATAAATATTTATAGTAACGAAGTTGAAAAAATTAGAGCATTGAATGGAAAATTATCAGAATTATCGCAAAAAGGTATTTTATTTAAAACAGATGATTATGATACGAAAATAGAGTATATATATACAAATTTAAATGATATAAAACCAAATATGATAGAAGAAGCTACTTCAAATGCAAGGACTGTTGCACAAAAATTTGCTCAAGATTCTAATAGTAAATTAGGAAAAATTAAAAAAGCTACTCAAGGTCAGTTTGAGGTTGTTAGTCGTGATAAAAATAGTGAACATATAAAGAAGGTTAGAATAGTATCTACAATAGAGTACTATTTAGCAGATTAAGAGGAGTTATAACCCTCTTAATCTTATTCCTAGAACTAAAGCTAAAAGACCTAAAATGATGTTTGTTGGAATAAGATATTTTGCTAATGGATTTAATTGATTTTTTGCTGTTAAAAAATCACCATTATTAAAAGCATTTTGAGCTTTTTCTCTTTTAACATATATAACTACAAAAATAATGGACATAATTGTCCAAATAATTTCTTTTATAACAACAAATTTATAAAGCTCCCCATTTTTAAATTCTAAGGCTAAAATCATAGTAATAGCTGTAATTAAAAGTATAACTATTGATGGAATAACCATAGAAAAAAATCTTTTTAAGTTTTCTAAAGTTCTTCCTAATTTTATTTTTGGCTCTTCAATAGCTTGCATAGAGTAGTGAACTGCAAATCTAATCACAATCATCCCACCAATCCAAATTATAGCAGATAATACATGTAAAAAAATAATTAAAGTTGAGAAATTATTAAAAAATTCACTCAATTTTAAACCTTATAAATTCTCTTTTGCATAGTTTAACGCTGCAATTCTTGCTTCTTCAATTTTTGTTATATCTTTTCCACCAGCAGTTGCGAAGTCAGGTCTTCCACCACCACCACCACCAACTATTGGTGCAATATTTTTAATCCAATCACCAGCTTTGATAGATGTATTTTTGCTTCCTGCAACTATCATTACTTTATCATCTTTTGCTTGTAAAAGTAAAATTGCAAGTTTTTCAGTCGCATTTTTCATATCATCAACTATTTTCTTTAAATCACCATTTTCTATAACACTAACTACTACTTTTGTATCATCAATCATTTCTTCATTTATAGGAGAAATAGTTTTGCTTTGTACATTTTTTATTTCGTTTTTAAGTTCTTTTATCTCATTTTTAAGTTTTTTTATTCCACTTATTAAATCATTTGATTTAATTTCAGTTTGAATCATAGATAGTTTACTTAATTGCTCTTTTATATATTTAAACGCACTAGCTCCAACAACTGCTTCAATTCTTCTAATACCTGCGCTTACACCAGATTCTTTTACTATATAAAAGCTTCCTATATCAGCTGTATTTTTTACGTGAGTTCCTCCACAGAATTCAATAGAAACATCTCCACCAAAACTAACAACTCGTACAACTTCACCATATTTTTCTCCAAACATAGCAATTGCACCTTTATTTTTAGCAATTTCAAGAGGTAATTCTTCTACAACTCCATTTAGACCTCTAGTAATCATAGAGTTTACTAAGTCTTCAACTTCGTTAATTTGTTCATTTGTCATAGCTTTAGGATACGTAAAATCAAATCTAAGTTTAGACGAATCATTAAATGAACCTGCTTGAGAAACACTGTCTCCTAAAACCATTTTTAAAGCACTTTGTAATAAGTGAGTAGCACTATGATGTTTTGCTACTTCATATCTGTTTATAACAACCGCTTCTATAACTTGATTTTGTGAAAGTTTTGTACCTTGAGTATCAACTTTTGATAAGTTAAGATTATGAAATTTTGAAGTTTCAAGAACTAAAGCATTTTTTCCATCAAATTCTATTGCTCCAATATCACCATTTTGTCCACCACTTGTAGCATAAAATGGCGTTGAATCTAGTAGTACCCAACCTATCTGATTTTCTAAATTCTTTACTTCTTTAAAATTTTCATCAAGAAGTGCCAAAATTTTTGAAGTGTATGTAGTATTTGTATAACCTACGAATTTATTTTCTCCATATTTTTCAAGTAAAGTTTTAAAATCTCCTTCATTTGAGGCATCTCCACTACCTTTCCATGCAGCTTTTGCCATAGATTTTTGATTTGCCATTAATTCATCAAATTTTTCTATGTCTACTTTTAATCCTTTATCTTTTAACATATCTTCTGTTAAATCTAAAGGGAATCCATATGTATCATATAGTTTAAATGCAACTTCACCACTAAAGATAGTTTTTGTATTTTCTAACTCTTCACTAAATAAACTCATTCCTAAATCTATAGTCTTAAAGAATCTTTCTTCTTCTAGTGTTAATTGCTCTTTTATATAATTTGAATTTTCTTTTAGTTCTACATAATGTTCACCCATAATGCCAACTAAAGTATCTACTAGTTTTGACATAAATGGTTTTCTAAGTCCTATTAGGTAACCGTGTCTTATTGCTCTTCTTAAAATTCTTCTAAGAACATAAGGTCTTCCCTCATTTCCAAATAAAATCCCTTGAGATAGCATAAATGATGTGGCTCTAAGGTGATCTGCAATTACTCTATATGAACCAATACTATCATTTGTAGCTTTTTTATTAGCAATTTTTTCAAGAGCTTCAATAATTGGTTTAAAGTTTGAAGAGTCAAAATTGTTTAAAACTCCTTCTTTAATTGCAATTACTCTTTCTAGTCCCATTCCTGTATCAATTGAAGGTTTTGGAAGAGGAATTAATTCACCATCTTTTGTTCTTTCATATTGCATAAATACAAGATTCCAAATCTCTAAAAATCTGTCTCCATCTCCACCCATTTTGTCTTCAGGTCCATTAAAGTTCTCTTCACCTTGGTCATAGAAAATCTCACTGCAAGGTCCACAAGCACCAGTGTCTCCCATTGACCAGAAGTTATCTTTATCTCCAAATCTCATTATTCTTGAAGGATCTATGTACTTTGTCCAAATATTAAATGCTTCATCATCACTTGTATGAACTGTAACCCAAAGTTTTTCAATAGGAAGTGAAAGATTAACTGTTACAAATTCCCAAGCATATGCTATTGCATCTTCTTTAAAATAATCACCAAAAGAAAAGTTTCCAAGCATTTCAAAAAGTGTATGGTGTCTTGCTGTATAACCTACATTTTCTAAATCATTATGTTTTCCACCAGCTCTTACACAAAGTTGGCAAGATGTAGCTCTTTTATTTTCTGGAGCAGGTATATTTCCTGTAAAAATATCTTTAAACTGTACCATTCCAGCATTTGTAAACATTAAAGTTGGGTCATCAGGAACCAATGGCATTGATGATATAACAGCATGCCCTTTACTTTTAAAGAATTCTAAATACTCTTTTCTAATATCCATATAATTTTTTCCGTTTTATGAAATTTTTCTTATTTTATCAAAATTATTATTTACTCTAGATTAGTGAAAAAACTTAAGAATAAAAGAAGATTTAAGTTTTTTATCGCTAAAATAAAATCACTTTAATTGTACACATTTACAATAAAGTTTTGAGTAATTTAAAAAATTTAATAAATAAGGACTAAAAATGGGTAAATATATTGAATTAACAACGGCAAATTTTGATGAAATAACAAGTAAAGGTGTATCAATGGTTGACTTTTGGGCTCCATGGTGTGGTCCTTGTAGAATGATTGCTCCTGTTATTGATGAATTAGC comes from the Aliarcobacter cibarius genome and includes:
- the alaS gene encoding alanine--tRNA ligase, whose protein sequence is MDIRKEYLEFFKSKGHAVISSMPLVPDDPTLMFTNAGMVQFKDIFTGNIPAPENKRATSCQLCVRAGGKHNDLENVGYTARHHTLFEMLGNFSFGDYFKEDAIAYAWEFVTVNLSLPIEKLWVTVHTSDDEAFNIWTKYIDPSRIMRFGDKDNFWSMGDTGACGPCSEIFYDQGEENFNGPEDKMGGDGDRFLEIWNLVFMQYERTKDGELIPLPKPSIDTGMGLERVIAIKEGVLNNFDSSNFKPIIEALEKIANKKATNDSIGSYRVIADHLRATSFMLSQGILFGNEGRPYVLRRILRRAIRHGYLIGLRKPFMSKLVDTLVGIMGEHYVELKENSNYIKEQLTLEEERFFKTIDLGMSLFSEELENTKTIFSGEVAFKLYDTYGFPLDLTEDMLKDKGLKVDIEKFDELMANQKSMAKAAWKGSGDASNEGDFKTLLEKYGENKFVGYTNTTYTSKILALLDENFKEVKNLENQIGWVLLDSTPFYATSGGQNGDIGAIEFDGKNALVLETSKFHNLNLSKVDTQGTKLSQNQVIEAVVINRYEVAKHHSATHLLQSALKMVLGDSVSQAGSFNDSSKLRFDFTYPKAMTNEQINEVEDLVNSMITRGLNGVVEELPLEIAKNKGAIAMFGEKYGEVVRVVSFGGDVSIEFCGGTHVKNTADIGSFYIVKESGVSAGIRRIEAVVGASAFKYIKEQLSKLSMIQTEIKSNDLISGIKKLKNEIKELKNEIKNVQSKTISPINEEMIDDTKVVVSVIENGDLKKIVDDMKNATEKLAILLLQAKDDKVMIVAGSKNTSIKAGDWIKNIAPIVGGGGGGRPDFATAGGKDITKIEEARIAALNYAKENL